The following proteins come from a genomic window of Terribacillus aidingensis:
- a CDS encoding YqcI/YcgG family protein, which yields MTILFDSYDADSHPKTSWQQEALFTFHNKLSDQQSHFPCIPATVGHRTGQFRYGFAADPTTAAAAEQLADFLYAYGRQAKDLGSYTSLIIFFDTTKQQEFHLDVPAYFEIFWDLLSKTTAYDSQSWPVHIPKDPEDALWEYCFGGEQYFMYCATPAHSSKKSRHFPCMMLAITPRWALETFESKPKAAAGIKQKIRERILNYDSSDIHPDLNAYGNEDNLEWKQYFLHDDNTSPSNCPFHRRKQD from the coding sequence ATGACGATCTTATTTGACAGCTATGATGCTGACAGTCACCCCAAGACTTCTTGGCAGCAAGAAGCACTTTTCACCTTTCATAATAAATTATCCGACCAGCAGTCCCATTTCCCCTGCATACCAGCCACAGTCGGTCATAGGACTGGTCAATTCCGTTATGGCTTTGCCGCTGACCCGACGACAGCAGCTGCAGCTGAACAGCTGGCAGATTTTCTGTACGCATACGGACGGCAAGCAAAGGATTTAGGTTCTTATACTTCCCTGATTATTTTCTTTGATACAACTAAGCAGCAGGAGTTTCACCTCGATGTGCCTGCTTATTTTGAAATTTTTTGGGACCTGCTCAGCAAGACGACCGCTTATGATTCACAGAGCTGGCCAGTTCATATTCCCAAAGACCCGGAAGATGCATTATGGGAATATTGTTTCGGAGGAGAGCAATATTTCATGTATTGTGCCACTCCAGCACATTCCAGTAAGAAAAGCCGACATTTTCCGTGTATGATGCTGGCCATTACGCCAAGGTGGGCGCTGGAGACATTCGAATCAAAACCGAAAGCTGCAGCTGGCATCAAACAGAAAATCCGGGAACGGATCCTCAATTACGATTCTAGCGATATTCATCCTGATTTGAATGCATACGGCAATGAGGATAATCTTGAATGGAAGCAGTACTTCCTCCATGATGACAATACCTCGCCTTCCAATTGCCCTTTTCATAGGAGAAAGCAAGACTAG
- a CDS encoding transcriptional regulator, which translates to MDRIALAKFVEQQVTMIYMAKDGSLTKRQVKIERINVSSVTGYCYLRKQLRTFRMDRILAIQPQRKLWRMSS; encoded by the coding sequence ATGGATAGAATTGCATTGGCAAAATTCGTAGAGCAGCAGGTCACAATGATTTATATGGCGAAGGATGGTTCCTTAACGAAGCGTCAAGTAAAGATCGAGCGAATCAATGTGTCCTCCGTAACAGGGTATTGTTATTTGCGTAAGCAGCTGCGCACCTTCCGGATGGATCGAATACTAGCTATCCAGCCACAGCGTAAATTATGGCGGATGTCTTCATAA
- a CDS encoding YolD-like family protein, which translates to MVNDRGKIKWTSLMLPEHVEMLQQMGREIGKTKPPIIDEQQLEELEQKMRSIQVGKTKVSMMYRKGRDVEHASGVVTGLKQSGQYLLLDTKDSLYPLRIPFDHIIDITLH; encoded by the coding sequence ATGGTGAATGATCGCGGGAAAATCAAATGGACATCCCTGATGCTGCCCGAGCATGTAGAGATGCTGCAGCAAATGGGACGGGAAATTGGAAAAACAAAGCCCCCAATCATAGATGAACAGCAGTTGGAAGAACTGGAACAGAAGATGCGCTCTATCCAGGTTGGCAAAACAAAAGTCAGTATGATGTACAGAAAAGGGCGCGATGTAGAACATGCATCAGGCGTCGTTACAGGACTGAAGCAGTCTGGGCAATATTTGCTTCTGGACACAAAGGATAGCTTGTACCCTCTCCGCATTCCATTCGACCATATTATAGATATTACGCTTCATTAA
- a CDS encoding L-cystine transporter — translation MDLFTFVNIIILIVLIGVLFYMQKKHVSFSKRVLTGLGLGIVYGVVLQLVYDPASETIVMTNDWFSLVGSGYVKLLQMIVMPLVFISIVAAFTRLEKSSNLGKISGLVIGTLMVTTAIAAAIGIAAAAGFDLKAIDVTAGDAEITRGEDLETSLTEVESTTVPQKILEFLPANPFLDLTGARPTSTIAVVIFAAFVGVAYLGIKRKTPEHAAFFKKMIEALHSLVMRIVTLVLRLTPYGILALMAKTVAGSDFNAIATLGKFVIASYVALIAMFIVHLIVLAVLGLSPKQYLKKVFPVLAFAFTSRTSAGTLPLNVEAQRNKLGVPESIANFSASFGITIGQNGCAGIYPAMLAVMIAPSQGINPLSPSFIATLIIVVMISSFGVAGVGGGATFASLIVLSTMNLPVALAGVLISIEPLIDMGRTALNVSGSMVSGLVTSRTLGELDTKTYASDETPAESMAR, via the coding sequence GTGGACTTATTCACTTTTGTGAACATTATTATTCTTATTGTCTTAATCGGCGTACTCTTTTACATGCAAAAAAAGCATGTTTCCTTTTCCAAACGGGTACTGACCGGGTTGGGTCTCGGTATTGTGTATGGAGTGGTACTGCAGTTAGTTTATGACCCGGCCTCTGAAACCATCGTCATGACGAATGATTGGTTTAGTTTGGTAGGAAGCGGTTATGTGAAACTTTTACAGATGATCGTCATGCCGCTTGTTTTCATCTCGATTGTAGCTGCTTTTACGAGACTAGAGAAGTCTTCTAATCTTGGGAAAATAAGCGGACTTGTCATCGGTACACTTATGGTGACAACAGCAATTGCTGCAGCAATCGGAATTGCAGCTGCTGCAGGTTTTGACCTGAAAGCGATTGATGTAACTGCTGGCGATGCAGAAATAACACGTGGTGAAGATTTGGAAACAAGTCTGACGGAAGTGGAAAGCACGACAGTTCCGCAGAAGATATTGGAATTCCTGCCTGCTAATCCGTTCTTGGATTTGACAGGAGCAAGACCTACTTCCACGATTGCAGTCGTTATTTTTGCGGCATTTGTAGGAGTAGCTTACCTTGGGATTAAGAGAAAGACTCCTGAGCATGCAGCTTTCTTCAAAAAAATGATTGAAGCTCTGCATAGTCTTGTCATGCGTATTGTCACACTGGTATTGCGTCTAACGCCATATGGCATACTTGCTTTGATGGCAAAGACGGTCGCAGGCAGTGATTTTAACGCAATCGCAACATTGGGTAAATTTGTTATCGCTTCTTATGTGGCGCTGATTGCCATGTTCATTGTTCATCTTATAGTGCTGGCTGTACTAGGACTAAGTCCAAAGCAGTATCTAAAAAAGGTCTTTCCAGTATTGGCTTTTGCCTTCACTTCCCGTACGAGTGCCGGCACTCTTCCGCTGAACGTGGAAGCACAGCGAAATAAATTAGGTGTACCAGAATCTATTGCCAACTTCTCTGCCTCATTTGGCATCACAATCGGACAAAATGGATGTGCTGGAATATATCCAGCTATGCTCGCGGTTATGATCGCGCCTTCTCAAGGTATCAATCCTTTATCACCGTCGTTCATTGCAACCTTGATAATAGTTGTTATGATCAGTTCATTCGGTGTAGCTGGAGTAGGCGGAGGAGCAACATTTGCCTCTTTGATCGTTCTTTCTACGATGAATTTGCCAGTGGCTTTAGCCGGCGTACTAATTTCAATTGAGCCGTTAATCGACATGGGACGTACGGCACTCAATGTCAGCGGATCAATGGTATCAGGTCTCGTAACCAGCCGGACACTTGGCGAATTGGACACAAAAACATATGCTTCTGATGAAACACCAGCGGAAAGCATGGCACGTTAA